Proteins encoded within one genomic window of Nitrospina gracilis 3/211:
- a CDS encoding OmpP1/FadL family transporter, whose translation MKRFICMLGHIIASYVLFHLVPAPAVQAEAFRILDQGAAATGQGTAFSAQADDPSAIHFNPAGIARLSGIQVSGGVILVGGKTTFTRSNGSKTKGNLDGTVAYPPPAHFYLTSDLKSLGIESIEGMAVGLGITSPFGLINKYPDQGPFNTVSTRNQLSLVDFKPTVAYALHDRVSIGAGLDIYTFFDFIGEGHLEQKLNAGPEFAPLGIPPGTPLELNGKDSGVGFNVGILYTAMWDEEHQPILNLAFVYRSQVTLDLEGAFVVAGNKSADAFAQLELPQIFSGAVAYWPLRDRRREWKLEVDVEYADWSSLKDIDVTLSNGATLPFPLNWKGAWVWMVGTEYKFRYWLDQPGWTASLRAGYVRSESPVPEFTFSPAVPDSEYNAYSVGFGWMCEKQGSFFGWFQCGGEKKTKFSLEGVGVDMAYQVVAYDSRTINRNRRPAVIGRWDTIFHVGVVSFRLLF comes from the coding sequence ATGAAACGATTCATTTGCATGCTCGGTCACATCATTGCCTCATACGTACTGTTCCATCTTGTTCCCGCACCTGCTGTTCAGGCCGAAGCATTCAGAATTCTGGATCAGGGAGCGGCCGCCACCGGCCAGGGGACGGCCTTCTCCGCACAGGCGGACGATCCCTCGGCAATTCATTTCAATCCCGCAGGCATTGCCCGGCTTTCCGGTATCCAGGTTTCCGGCGGGGTGATTCTGGTTGGGGGCAAAACCACCTTCACCCGCTCCAACGGCAGTAAAACGAAAGGCAACCTGGACGGTACTGTTGCCTATCCTCCTCCGGCCCATTTCTATTTGACGTCGGACCTGAAGAGCCTCGGCATCGAATCCATAGAAGGAATGGCGGTCGGACTGGGCATCACCTCCCCCTTCGGTTTGATCAACAAGTACCCGGACCAGGGACCCTTCAACACGGTATCCACACGCAACCAGCTTTCGCTGGTCGATTTCAAACCGACCGTGGCCTACGCCCTGCATGACCGGGTTTCGATCGGCGCGGGGTTGGACATTTACACGTTTTTTGATTTCATCGGCGAGGGCCACCTGGAACAGAAGCTGAATGCCGGACCGGAGTTCGCTCCCCTGGGCATCCCCCCGGGCACGCCTCTGGAATTGAACGGCAAGGATTCCGGTGTCGGATTCAATGTGGGTATCCTCTACACGGCGATGTGGGATGAAGAACACCAGCCAATCCTCAACCTGGCGTTTGTTTACCGCAGTCAAGTGACACTGGACCTGGAAGGAGCGTTCGTGGTTGCGGGAAATAAATCCGCGGACGCTTTCGCCCAATTGGAGTTGCCACAGATTTTTTCCGGGGCGGTCGCTTACTGGCCGCTTCGCGACAGGCGCCGCGAATGGAAGCTGGAAGTCGATGTGGAGTATGCGGACTGGAGTTCGCTCAAGGATATCGATGTGACCCTGTCCAACGGCGCGACCCTTCCGTTTCCATTGAACTGGAAGGGCGCGTGGGTCTGGATGGTGGGCACCGAATACAAGTTTCGTTACTGGCTGGACCAGCCGGGCTGGACAGCCTCCTTGCGGGCGGGCTATGTCCGGTCGGAGTCGCCGGTGCCGGAGTTCACGTTTTCGCCCGCGGTGCCGGACTCCGAATACAACGCCTACTCCGTCGGCTTCGGCTGGATGTGTGAGAAGCAGGGCAGTTTCTTCGGCTGGTTCCAGTGCGGCGGGGAAAAGAAAACGAAGTTTTCGCTGGAAGGGGTGGGAGTGGATATGGCGTACCAGGTGGTGGCGTATGACTCGCGGACCATCAACCGCAACCGCCGGCCCGCCGTCATCGGCCGCTGGGACACGATCTTTCATGTCGGCGTGGTGAGCTTCCGCCTGTTGTTCTGA
- the cmoA gene encoding carboxy-S-adenosyl-L-methionine synthase CmoA: MTPRQRDDLFARDDAPEKFEFNESVARVFDNMLERSVPFYKECQQMVVSLTATYAQPGTRVYDLGCSTGTLVREMARALSASSDVRFVGIDNSDAMIKKARRKLKEFGGRCEVVAGDLNGPLELADASVVVMNYTLQFLPPAKRQALLKRIHQSLLPGGALILIEKVKAEAETLDPVFVERYYAYKREMGYSRMEISRKREALEQVLVPLRPGENVTILEKAGFRDVDVFFKWFNFCGFVALRRGGSNTRPASGKKRAKARKSR; this comes from the coding sequence ATGACGCCCCGACAACGCGACGACCTGTTCGCCCGCGACGACGCGCCGGAAAAATTCGAGTTCAACGAATCCGTCGCGCGCGTGTTCGACAACATGCTGGAGCGGAGCGTTCCGTTTTATAAGGAATGTCAGCAGATGGTGGTATCGCTGACCGCCACGTACGCGCAACCTGGCACGCGGGTGTACGACCTCGGTTGCTCCACCGGCACGCTGGTCCGTGAGATGGCGCGCGCCCTGTCCGCCTCGTCGGACGTGCGCTTCGTCGGCATCGACAACTCCGACGCCATGATCAAAAAAGCGCGGCGCAAGCTGAAGGAGTTCGGCGGTCGGTGCGAGGTTGTTGCGGGCGACCTCAACGGTCCGCTGGAGTTGGCGGACGCGAGCGTGGTGGTGATGAATTACACCCTGCAATTCCTCCCCCCGGCAAAACGGCAGGCCCTGTTGAAGCGCATTCATCAAAGCCTGCTCCCCGGCGGGGCGCTGATCCTGATCGAGAAGGTGAAGGCCGAGGCCGAGACTCTGGACCCGGTCTTCGTCGAGCGCTACTACGCTTACAAGCGGGAGATGGGGTATTCCCGGATGGAGATTTCCCGCAAGCGGGAGGCCTTGGAGCAGGTTCTGGTGCCCCTCCGCCCCGGCGAAAATGTTACAATACTCGAAAAAGCCGGGTTCCGGGACGTGGACGTGTTTTTCAAATGGTTCAACTTTTGCGGATTCGTGGCCCTGCGCCGCGGCGGATCGAATACGCGGCCAGCGTCCGGCAAAAAACGCGCGAAGGCACGCAAGTCCCGTTGA
- a CDS encoding sensor histidine kinase, with protein MKELDLFKRQKLSRISDSFPEAVYITDPDGVISHVNPAFELLTGFRADDVVGKGIGILKSGHHPESFYITMWEMLMSGNIWSGQMVNKKRDGTAFPADVTIFPISDPADRISHFVAILHGTTAQLQAHEETLRRNMEYTALHNVSKILQTQDPLPQMLSRAVEEIIRLSELRIEYKAGVFIADHDKKVLRLYTTVGDFPEEFHRQDAEVPFGECLCGRVAMSGEMLVSNNCFSDPRHERKYEGMTAHGHYIIPLKSRDKLVGVLFLYTNSNPSWYERSPEILKSMGGLIADAIEHRRAEAIIQDQNEKLTKMNELKNKFLGIAAHDLRNPVYVIRTFSEALRDECTQGVSDKHRRFFDKIYNASGHMIHLLENLLDISKIEQGKIEINRMIQDINSIIEEQVSLNQIVANKKEICIKQNLAKVPPFPFDKDALIQAINNFLSNAIKFSPPTSNVLVSTELQGDKIQFSVKDEGVGLSEEEQKLLFGEFQTLSSKPTGQEKATGLGLAIVKKIITLHGGEVGVVSEPGKGSTFYFLLPVK; from the coding sequence ATGAAAGAACTGGACCTTTTTAAAAGACAGAAGCTGTCGCGGATTTCAGATTCTTTTCCTGAAGCGGTTTACATCACCGACCCGGACGGCGTGATCAGCCATGTCAACCCCGCCTTCGAACTGCTCACAGGATTTCGTGCGGACGATGTTGTAGGAAAAGGCATTGGAATATTAAAGAGCGGGCATCACCCTGAAAGTTTTTACATCACCATGTGGGAAATGCTCATGTCCGGAAACATCTGGAGCGGGCAGATGGTGAACAAGAAACGCGACGGAACGGCTTTTCCCGCTGACGTCACCATCTTTCCCATCTCGGATCCCGCCGACCGCATTTCCCATTTCGTCGCCATTCTGCACGGCACGACCGCCCAGCTTCAGGCCCACGAGGAAACCTTGCGCCGCAACATGGAGTACACCGCTTTGCACAACGTATCCAAAATTCTACAGACGCAGGACCCGCTTCCCCAAATGCTGAGCCGTGCCGTCGAGGAGATCATAAGGTTGAGCGAGTTGAGGATCGAGTACAAGGCGGGGGTGTTCATCGCGGACCATGATAAAAAAGTTCTGCGCCTGTACACCACTGTCGGTGACTTCCCGGAAGAGTTTCACCGCCAGGATGCGGAGGTTCCTTTCGGCGAGTGTCTGTGCGGGCGGGTGGCGATGAGCGGGGAGATGCTGGTCAGCAACAACTGCTTTTCGGATCCCCGCCACGAGCGGAAGTACGAGGGCATGACGGCGCACGGACATTACATCATCCCCCTCAAAAGCCGTGACAAACTGGTGGGCGTCCTTTTCCTGTACACCAACTCCAACCCGTCGTGGTACGAACGGAGCCCGGAGATTTTGAAGTCGATGGGGGGATTGATCGCCGATGCCATCGAGCACCGCCGGGCGGAGGCCATCATCCAGGACCAGAATGAAAAGCTGACCAAAATGAACGAGCTCAAAAATAAATTTTTGGGCATTGCCGCACACGACCTGCGCAATCCGGTTTACGTCATACGGACGTTCAGTGAAGCGTTGCGGGACGAATGCACGCAGGGAGTGAGCGACAAGCACCGCAGGTTCTTCGATAAAATCTACAATGCCAGCGGTCACATGATTCATCTTCTGGAGAACCTGCTGGACATCTCCAAGATCGAGCAGGGAAAAATCGAGATCAACCGGATGATCCAGGACATCAATTCCATCATCGAGGAGCAGGTGAGCCTCAATCAGATCGTGGCCAACAAAAAGGAAATCTGCATTAAGCAAAATCTGGCTAAGGTGCCGCCGTTTCCGTTCGATAAAGACGCCCTCATTCAGGCCATCAACAATTTTTTAAGCAACGCCATCAAATTTTCCCCACCCACTTCCAACGTGCTGGTTTCCACCGAGTTGCAGGGGGACAAAATCCAGTTTTCGGTCAAAGACGAAGGTGTGGGGTTGTCCGAAGAAGAACAGAAGTTGTTGTTCGGCGAGTTCCAGACCTTGAGCAGTAAGCCGACCGGGCAGGAAAAAGCGACGGGCCTCGGCCTCGCCATCGTGAAGAAGATTATCACCCTGCACGGCGGCGAAGTGGGCGTCGTCAGCGAACCCGGCAAAGGCTCCACTTTTTATTTCCTCCTTCCAGTAAAATAA
- a CDS encoding helix-turn-helix transcriptional regulator, translating to MVQNSCPVSIPEKDYLAILDTITQFHGCDTREALRGVFGSHVLPLFEADSALYGWINMDFTSKSLGQVGLVDCVGVPQEDFNQLSDSIPYIKSIPTMLVRVARPVVAVDVDIPRELFVREKDQFFAENPEYVRDSWLYLNPIANFLATFDQPEITHGLGIHRHAPIEEVDRYDKNFTLRDIRVLELLRPHLLQTIKTIILNDELKRYQSLVDALVDVPTGIALFHSNMRVLFCNRVFSEVVGVSTGQMIPPELMRILSREISRFEPPFEIQSSPVELVFYQLPEGVFRLNLCMLERKNWGQDPCWLLQMKPVEDPYSLRNLAMQEAGLDKVQMEVSCLLLDGMEPVAIAARLFISPERVQENIKQIFEKLGVQTREQFFSRMSLPNE from the coding sequence ATGGTTCAAAATTCGTGTCCTGTTTCCATCCCGGAAAAAGATTATTTAGCCATTCTAGATACCATCACCCAGTTTCATGGGTGCGACACGCGGGAGGCGCTCCGCGGTGTGTTCGGCAGTCATGTCCTGCCTCTGTTCGAGGCGGACTCGGCTCTCTACGGCTGGATCAACATGGATTTCACCAGCAAGTCGCTGGGGCAGGTGGGCTTGGTGGATTGCGTGGGCGTTCCGCAGGAAGACTTCAACCAGCTTTCCGATTCCATTCCTTACATCAAATCCATCCCCACCATGCTGGTACGGGTGGCCCGGCCGGTGGTGGCGGTGGATGTGGACATCCCGCGCGAATTGTTTGTCAGGGAAAAGGACCAGTTTTTCGCGGAAAACCCGGAGTATGTCCGCGACTCCTGGCTGTATCTCAACCCGATCGCCAATTTCCTGGCGACGTTCGATCAGCCTGAAATCACGCATGGCTTGGGAATCCACCGGCACGCGCCGATCGAAGAGGTGGATCGATACGATAAGAACTTCACCCTGCGCGATATCCGGGTGCTGGAGTTGTTGCGTCCTCATCTGTTGCAGACCATCAAGACCATCATCCTGAATGATGAGTTGAAACGGTACCAGTCTCTTGTGGATGCGTTGGTGGATGTGCCGACAGGGATTGCTTTGTTTCACTCCAACATGCGTGTCCTGTTCTGCAACCGGGTGTTCAGCGAAGTAGTGGGAGTGAGTACGGGACAGATGATTCCGCCGGAGTTGATGCGGATTCTCAGCCGGGAAATTTCACGTTTCGAACCGCCTTTCGAAATCCAAAGCTCCCCTGTCGAGCTGGTCTTTTACCAGTTACCGGAAGGCGTCTTCCGCTTGAACCTGTGCATGCTGGAAAGGAAGAACTGGGGACAGGACCCGTGCTGGCTGTTGCAGATGAAACCGGTGGAAGATCCGTATTCCCTGCGCAACCTGGCCATGCAGGAGGCGGGGCTCGATAAGGTGCAGATGGAAGTTTCCTGCCTGTTGCTGGATGGCATGGAACCGGTGGCCATTGCCGCACGTTTGTTTATCAGCCCGGAGCGGGTCCAGGAAAATATCAAACAAATTTTTGAAAAGCTGGGCGTTCAAACCCGTGAGCAGTTTTTTTCAAGGATGAGCCTGCCGAATGAATGA